TAATCCCTCTACTTCTTCTAAGTGCGTTGTTCTTGTTTATGCCCTCTGGAAAACCAATTACCCATGAAGAACAAATTTCTACGCAATATTTAGAAAGGATGGGATTTAAAGCATTGGAATACGACGGCAAAGTCCAGAGCTACATTTTGCAGAATGAATTGTTGTCCGAACTCCCTTATATGACTTCATGGGGAGTGATGGATATAGACCCTTCTCTGTATCTTGGAAAGAACATTGAAGTTCACAGGCTGGTTGTTTCTAATCATCCACTTGATAACTATGAGGATTCGATTGGAAGAACGAATGCTTTCGTTTATATTTGTGAGTCAGCTGTTATAGGAGCCACATCATTCCCCATCACAAAGGAAAGGCTTGTTGGCTCAGTTTATTCAATCGATGGAAGAACTCTGGAAGAGATTACACAGCAAGACTTTCAGGAATGGCGTGAAAAATGGGTATCAGACGTCTCAAAATGATATACTTCCTTCCGATTAATTCCTTTATCTTAATTTCCTTCTTGTTTAAAAATATGGTTGTATACGCTTATCACATCGTGTGTTGTGCATAGTCTTCGCTTGAGATATTTTTGTGAGAATTTTGTGAGACGAGTTTGATAGGCTAAAACTGCCCGTTGTAAATCTTCATCTTTTTACCCGCTGATGGAACGCCGTGTGCGATGAAAGTCGCCCGCACGGTGTAGGCTCGTTATAAAACCATAGAGAGACATAGGAATAAGACGAGAATAGCGAACCAGAAGCAAATATCTCCATCTATTATGCTTATGAAAGTGGTACATCTCACGAGATGAGTCCAACTGGATTGGGACTTAATTTAAATGCAATCTTTACAGACGGATATGGAGGCACAGTAACCTATTCAAATCCGACTAGTAGCAATCCTGAAGTAGCAACAGTAGCCATTGTTAGTGGTATTTTGTCTGTAGTTAAAGTGAGTAGTGGTAGCACTACAGTTACTTTTGATGTTGCGGATAGTCATGGTGTAAAAAAAACCATCACCTATTACCTACGTGGCTAACGTGCCGCTATACCTCACCTTTCTGGTGGGGTATTTTTTCCTCATGCTGTCCACAATTACCGTTGTGTTATTCAACCACATCCAAAGCGTCCAAAGGGCGTCGCAGATTGTCCTCGGTGTTATGGCATATATGCTGCTTGGAATGCTCTCATAACAGACTAGGACGCCAAATAGCTAGTTACTCGCTATGTTTTGGAGTGGGTTCCAAACGTTCCGATATAGGTTAGGTCTATCGCAAAAGTATTGTCGTTGCATTCGACCTGATTTACCTCCCTGAGCAATTTGCAAACTTGACACTCCAATTTTTAGTATTATTAGGATGTAGAGGTCGTCTACCTACCAAAGTCGCTCATTTGTACGCACCATCCTTATCTTCGTTATTCGATTTTCGATGTACACTGTTTCTAAGCTCACTTTCCAGACTCGCCCTCGGCAGCCATAAGAGCCGAAGATTTTCTCCTCTTTTCCTTCCAACATTAAGCTTTACATCAGGCGGAATTGTTTCAAATGCATCAAATGTTACGATTGTTTTTTTCGCAGGAAAATGTGAATACAATCATTTTTCATGTTATTCGCATAACAATCACCCGTAAGACGGCTGGCTTAGAGCATGCCGATCTTACGGGTGAGCTTTTTCCAAAATGATTTTCCTTTACTTCTTAACTTTTATCTTCCCTGCGGCTGTTTCATCCGATAAAACTCATTAAACAACTGAACGAGAAATACCCAGCTCACGTGCAATTTCGCGCTGTGTCTTTTCTTTGTCCTGATGCAGCCCAAACCTGCCGATGATCACCTCTTTTTGGCGCTCATCGAGGATGTGTATGTGCTGGTAAATCTTATTAGACGCCAACTTGAGCTGCACAGCGTCAACCACTTCGTTGGTTTCTGTGCCAAGGACGTCGATTAAGGTGATTTCATTGCCTTCTTTATCTGTTCCGATTGGGTCGTGCAAGGATACATTCTTTTTGGGTTTTCTTCAGACTTCTCAGATGCATGAGGATTTCAATCTTAATGTCAAAAGGGGAGCAGTTAACACTATTTCGGCTTCTTAAGGTATATGCATAATCACTTATTTTTCAAGTATAA
The window above is part of the Brevibacillus antibioticus genome. Proteins encoded here:
- a CDS encoding sigma factor-like helix-turn-helix DNA-binding protein, whose translation is MHDPIGTDKEGNEITLIDVLGTETNEVVDAVQLKLASNKIYQHIHILDERQKEVIIGRFGLHQDKEKTQREIARELGISRSVV